One genomic segment of Candidatus Thermodiscus eudorianus includes these proteins:
- a CDS encoding metallophosphoesterase family protein, with protein sequence MTRILHVTDIHCRNDKLRKVFDSASYDLVVSSGDFECVDTVELFLEEAGAPAVAVTGNIDNPGVARLLRAKGALLDGRMVEVEGLVFAGIGGMEVVGNIRMLQSLSPSSGVDVLVSHHPPRGVLDRTFIGLRAGLKELWDIISSLKPRVHVFGHIHESSGFEERDGIIFVNPGPLAKGRYAVIDYDTGEVELRSL encoded by the coding sequence ATGACCCGGATCCTCCACGTGACAGACATACACTGTCGCAACGACAAGCTCAGGAAGGTATTCGACTCAGCCTCCTACGACCTCGTCGTCTCCTCGGGCGACTTCGAGTGCGTCGACACCGTAGAGCTGTTCCTAGAGGAGGCTGGGGCCCCCGCCGTAGCGGTTACGGGCAACATAGACAACCCCGGGGTTGCTAGGCTTCTACGCGCCAAGGGCGCTTTGCTGGATGGGAGGATGGTTGAGGTAGAGGGCCTGGTCTTCGCTGGCATAGGGGGTATGGAGGTCGTCGGCAATATAAGGATGCTCCAGTCCCTAAGCCCCTCCAGCGGGGTGGATGTGCTCGTATCACATCACCCCCCGCGCGGGGTACTGGATAGGACTTTCATAGGGTTGAGGGCCGGCTTGAAGGAGCTCTGGGACATTATATCATCCCTGAAGCCCAGGGTACACGTCTTCGGCCATATACATGAGAGCTCCGGATTCGAGGAGAGGGATGGCATCATCTTCGTCAACCCGGGTCCCCTGGCCAAGGGTAGATACGCGGTAATAGATTACGATACTGGCGAGGTCGAGCTGCGTAGCCTCTAG
- a CDS encoding ATP-dependent DNA helicase: MSEPLFPYTGFRKGQREVALLVKEAVEDGAVLAVRAPTGFGKTASIIYGLLLAGAEKVLYLVRTVNELYPVVRELRRFRQPFTLLFSARRSCPLMSLEGKPPPQEDFWDNCRLARLRGLCRYFSNVDKVAVEAVMDMISRSSEPPLMLARRIARELDSCPFFTLRKLVDSSTFIVATYPYLFRADIFQGVLEPYDYSDFIVVVDEAHTLATVNNLLEQRLKTSTIEKSIEEVEKYLPEARLVVQELQDLLVVLRRLKPRKLEKPRRIDKEEILGEGLDLSVILDAAEEVRDKKLEEALLSGGNVLLGRVRTWISRVASWLSILVLPESRLFVEPGEEEPEYVTLPMDPAVVVRTPLQNARAVILASGTLPRGDFVRELLGVERQVKYVDTDVAFGRFVHFDNIYTVVARDVTTRYRERSAYMYKRLSAYVAAIAGGLPGLKLFVYPSYEVMKEVVSRLPVNLDVLVESRGTSIDEVEEWIRESPEVSVHAVASGKLVEGVEFTDEQGRNLLHIVALVGVPYPQPDDYSRTMEEDLEARIGRSRARYYVFDFQTIVRIKQALGRATRSPEDRAVYFLLDYRYLRRDLRVQLEVPVSRVVSSLSGLASAIAEARARLAVYSSSSRNDSNAS, translated from the coding sequence ATGAGCGAGCCGCTATTCCCGTATACAGGGTTCAGGAAGGGGCAGAGGGAGGTTGCACTCCTCGTAAAGGAGGCTGTAGAGGATGGCGCGGTGCTTGCCGTGAGGGCTCCGACGGGCTTCGGCAAGACGGCCAGTATAATATATGGCCTATTGCTAGCTGGGGCGGAGAAGGTCCTCTACCTAGTCAGGACCGTTAACGAGCTATACCCGGTTGTCAGGGAGCTCAGGAGGTTTAGACAGCCCTTCACGCTCTTATTCAGTGCCAGGAGGAGTTGCCCTCTGATGTCGCTCGAAGGGAAGCCCCCTCCCCAGGAGGATTTCTGGGATAACTGCAGGCTAGCCAGGCTGAGGGGGCTATGCAGGTATTTCTCGAACGTGGATAAGGTGGCGGTCGAGGCAGTCATGGACATGATCTCTAGGTCCAGCGAGCCTCCCCTCATGCTTGCCAGGAGGATTGCAAGGGAGCTCGACTCCTGCCCCTTCTTCACCCTACGCAAGCTAGTTGACTCGTCCACGTTCATCGTAGCCACATACCCGTACCTGTTTAGAGCCGATATATTCCAGGGAGTCCTGGAACCCTACGACTACAGTGACTTCATAGTCGTCGTGGACGAGGCACACACCCTAGCCACGGTAAACAACCTGCTGGAGCAGAGGCTGAAAACGTCCACGATCGAGAAGAGCATAGAGGAGGTCGAGAAGTACCTCCCCGAGGCCAGACTCGTGGTACAGGAGCTACAGGATCTTCTAGTCGTCTTGAGGAGGCTCAAGCCCAGGAAGCTGGAGAAGCCTAGGAGGATCGACAAAGAGGAGATACTCGGAGAGGGACTCGACCTCAGCGTTATCCTAGACGCGGCCGAGGAGGTCCGTGATAAGAAGCTTGAAGAGGCCTTGCTAAGCGGGGGGAACGTCCTCCTGGGAAGGGTTAGGACCTGGATCTCCAGGGTGGCTTCCTGGCTCTCGATCCTGGTCCTCCCCGAGTCGCGCCTGTTCGTGGAACCCGGCGAGGAGGAGCCCGAGTACGTGACACTCCCAATGGATCCAGCGGTGGTTGTGAGGACTCCATTGCAGAATGCTAGAGCTGTCATACTGGCCAGCGGCACACTCCCTAGAGGGGATTTCGTGCGGGAGCTTCTCGGCGTGGAGAGACAGGTCAAGTATGTGGATACCGATGTGGCCTTTGGGAGGTTCGTGCACTTCGACAACATCTATACAGTCGTCGCGCGGGACGTCACTACCCGCTACAGGGAGCGGTCGGCCTACATGTATAAGAGGCTCTCGGCCTATGTAGCCGCTATAGCCGGCGGGCTCCCCGGGTTGAAGTTATTCGTATACCCTAGCTACGAGGTCATGAAAGAGGTAGTGTCTCGTCTACCAGTGAATCTAGACGTCCTAGTCGAGTCGCGCGGCACCAGTATAGACGAGGTAGAGGAGTGGATCCGGGAGTCGCCCGAGGTGAGTGTGCACGCCGTGGCTAGTGGAAAGCTGGTCGAGGGCGTCGAGTTCACCGATGAACAGGGTAGGAACCTGCTCCATATAGTGGCCCTTGTGGGCGTACCATACCCACAGCCAGACGACTATAGTAGGACTATGGAGGAGGACCTTGAGGCTAGGATAGGGAGGAGCCGCGCCCGCTACTACGTGTTTGATTTCCAGACTATCGTGAGGATAAAACAGGCCCTCGGCAGGGCCACGCGTTCCCCCGAGGACCGCGCTGTCTACTTCCTCCTAGACTATCGGTATCTGAGGAGGGATCTCCGGGTGCAACTGGAGGTCCCTGTCTCCAGGGTGGTGTCCAGCTTGTCCGGGTTGGCCTCCGCTATAGCGGAGGCCCGTGCGAGGTTAGCGGTCTACTCCTCCTCTTCTAGGAACGACTCTAACGCGTCGTAG
- a CDS encoding secondary thiamine-phosphate synthase enzyme YjbQ: MSCKVYRGQVDVRTRSRFDVVDITRRVEDVVAESGVRDGIVHVFVPHTTCGLTINEAEPGLMRDIVEFLSKHTEPSGDWMHNRIDDNAHAHLGQSMLGHHASLPLANGSLVKGTWQSILLVEMDGPRTRRVIVTVIGV, from the coding sequence TTGTCGTGCAAAGTGTATAGGGGCCAGGTTGATGTGAGGACTAGGAGCCGCTTCGATGTAGTCGACATCACGCGTAGGGTCGAGGACGTAGTTGCCGAGTCTGGAGTAAGGGATGGCATAGTACACGTCTTCGTACCCCATACCACGTGCGGGTTAACGATTAATGAGGCCGAGCCGGGCCTCATGAGGGACATAGTGGAGTTCCTGTCAAAGCATACAGAGCCCTCGGGAGACTGGATGCATAACAGGATAGACGACAACGCCCACGCCCACCTCGGGCAATCGATGCTAGGCCACCACGCCAGCCTCCCCCTAGCCAACGGCTCGCTGGTTAAGGGAACGTGGCAGAGCATCCTCCTAGTCGAGATGGACGGGCCGAGGACTAGGAGGGTTATTGTAACGGTGATCGGGGTTTAA
- a CDS encoding 2,5-diamino-6-(ribosylamino)-4(3H)-pyrimidinone 5'-phosphate reductase, whose translation MPRPYTVIFSTMTIDGRIASKTGYSRLSCWEDFELQHKIRAASDIVIVGSGTALIDDPKLTVRRVPGRSPMRGVVDSKLRVPPTAQIFQRPGAVLITTSGHGPGELEPYRKLGVTIVQAGVERVDLAGAWSMLYDMGVRRVMVEGGGHLNFALLREGLVDEVWVTVAPYVFGAGVSVFEGPGFDGENEVARLRVKEIVGLCGGGWVNIRFEVLYPRRPL comes from the coding sequence TTGCCTAGACCGTATACGGTAATCTTCTCCACCATGACCATCGACGGCAGAATCGCCTCGAAGACAGGATACAGTAGGCTATCCTGCTGGGAGGACTTCGAGCTACAACACAAGATCAGGGCGGCGAGCGATATAGTAATCGTGGGTAGCGGGACAGCGCTGATCGACGATCCAAAGCTCACGGTACGCCGCGTCCCCGGCAGATCGCCTATGCGGGGTGTTGTTGACTCAAAGCTGAGGGTCCCTCCCACAGCCCAGATATTCCAGAGGCCCGGCGCAGTGCTTATCACGACCAGTGGACATGGGCCCGGCGAGTTGGAGCCCTATAGGAAGCTGGGCGTTACGATAGTCCAGGCTGGCGTGGAGAGGGTGGACCTGGCTGGTGCATGGTCTATGCTGTATGACATGGGTGTTAGGAGGGTTATGGTTGAGGGTGGAGGGCACTTGAACTTCGCCCTACTCCGGGAGGGCCTTGTCGATGAGGTATGGGTCACGGTGGCTCCCTACGTATTCGGGGCTGGAGTCTCGGTGTTTGAGGGGCCGGGGTTTGACGGTGAAAACGAGGTCGCGAGGCTTCGTGTAAAGGAGATTGTGGGCTTGTGCGGCGGGGGCTGGGTTAATATTAGGTTTGAAGTGCTCTATCCCCGCCGCCCACTCTAG
- a CDS encoding radical SAM protein codes for MTINPSTLPRKMMEARTLPPPGRLVSINGKAYVEIAGRRIPLGGTLPKLKPGEKHVRVTSTLCPYCMRLVPGRIFERDGKIYIRKVCPEHGEFEELYYGDARLYYRMMAYEETGKGPGQVKAYVGLSAPCPFNCGLCSMHENHTALANLVVTNRCDLSCFYCFFYAEKAGYVYEPTIEQLRAQVRQLKRQGVTMAIQITGGEPMMRSDLVDIVRMLKEEGVRHVQLNTNGIWFAKTFFDDPEYAVHYTKMLREAGVNTVYMSFDGVTPKVNWKNHWEVPFTFEVFRRAGMTSVVLVPTVIKGMNDHELGDIIRFGAKHMDIVRSVNFQPVSLSGQLKKKERERMRITIADAINKIAEQTDYQIPPEAWYPIPVAAKFAKFVEAWTAVPQFCMSNHPMCGAGTYIFVERDANGLAKRFVPITEFFDVDAFIEWLDEKRIYLLEGKSKKMLMLKSTLDLKKFVDTKKMPKELSFTKLLWNVFIKRNYDALGQLHYHMMFLGMMHFMDLYNYDVTRVRRCNIHYTAPDGRIIPFCAYNVMESIYRDYVLKQYSTDLEAYKHEIEVKTFNPGEKYDRSKYIVRMKNHPIYKEAYKGIIF; via the coding sequence ATGACGATTAATCCTTCAACTCTGCCGAGAAAAATGATGGAGGCCAGGACACTGCCTCCACCGGGGAGGCTAGTATCGATAAACGGGAAGGCCTATGTCGAGATTGCGGGCAGGAGGATTCCCCTGGGAGGGACCCTCCCCAAGCTTAAGCCCGGAGAGAAACATGTTAGGGTTACATCGACTCTATGCCCGTACTGTATGAGGCTAGTGCCCGGCAGGATCTTCGAGAGAGACGGCAAGATCTACATACGGAAGGTCTGCCCGGAGCACGGCGAGTTCGAGGAACTGTACTATGGCGATGCAAGGCTCTACTATAGAATGATGGCGTATGAGGAGACGGGCAAGGGCCCGGGCCAGGTCAAGGCCTACGTTGGCCTTTCAGCCCCGTGTCCCTTCAACTGTGGGCTATGCTCGATGCACGAGAACCATACGGCCCTGGCCAACCTCGTGGTTACAAACAGGTGTGACCTATCCTGCTTCTACTGTTTCTTCTACGCCGAGAAGGCTGGCTACGTCTACGAGCCAACGATAGAGCAACTGCGGGCCCAGGTAAGGCAGCTCAAGAGGCAGGGAGTCACTATGGCTATCCAGATAACCGGCGGAGAGCCGATGATGAGGAGCGATCTAGTCGATATAGTGAGGATGCTCAAGGAGGAGGGAGTCAGGCACGTACAGTTGAATACCAATGGTATATGGTTCGCTAAGACCTTCTTCGATGATCCAGAATACGCTGTACACTACACCAAGATGCTTAGGGAGGCTGGAGTCAACACCGTGTACATGAGCTTCGACGGCGTAACCCCCAAGGTGAACTGGAAGAACCACTGGGAGGTACCCTTTACCTTTGAGGTCTTCCGGAGGGCCGGCATGACTAGTGTAGTCCTAGTCCCTACCGTTATCAAGGGAATGAACGACCACGAGCTAGGCGACATCATACGGTTCGGCGCGAAGCACATGGATATCGTTAGGAGCGTCAACTTCCAGCCCGTCAGCCTGAGCGGGCAGCTCAAGAAGAAGGAGAGGGAGAGGATGAGGATAACTATTGCGGACGCCATAAACAAGATAGCCGAGCAGACCGACTACCAGATACCCCCGGAGGCCTGGTACCCCATCCCGGTGGCCGCCAAGTTCGCTAAGTTCGTCGAGGCCTGGACTGCTGTGCCGCAGTTCTGCATGTCGAACCACCCCATGTGCGGGGCTGGAACCTACATCTTCGTGGAGAGGGATGCCAATGGCCTAGCCAAGAGGTTCGTTCCGATAACCGAGTTCTTCGATGTCGACGCCTTCATAGAGTGGCTCGACGAGAAGAGGATATACCTTCTTGAGGGTAAGAGTAAGAAGATGCTCATGTTGAAGAGCACGCTAGACCTCAAGAAGTTCGTCGACACCAAGAAGATGCCCAAGGAGCTCAGCTTTACCAAGCTACTGTGGAACGTGTTCATAAAGAGGAACTACGACGCCTTAGGCCAGCTACACTATCACATGATGTTCCTCGGGATGATGCACTTCATGGACCTATACAATTATGACGTGACCCGGGTTAGGAGGTGTAACATACACTACACAGCGCCAGACGGCAGGATAATACCATTCTGCGCCTATAACGTGATGGAGAGCATCTACAGGGACTATGTGCTCAAACAATACTCAACAGACCTAGAGGCCTACAAGCACGAGATAGAGGTGAAGACCTTCAACCCAGGCGAGAAATACGACAGGAGCAAGTACATAGTGCGCATGAAGAACCACCCGATCTACAAGGAGGCATACAAGGGCATAATATTCTAG